The proteins below come from a single Gammaproteobacteria bacterium genomic window:
- a CDS encoding glutathione S-transferase — translation MRARLSVLLAGIAVELREVALRNKPAEMLALSPKATVPVLELNDGTVLEESLEIMHWAWQAIDDDSGVQYVPQHLLSELLDPLEQGEGSFKVLLDKYKYADRHPEQSAESYRSQAEEYLYQLAEQLGDKAYLFGAQWSFADIAIAPFVRQFAHVDKDWFAQSEHTAVRDWLYRILESDEFQLCMKKTKPWYPDSKRLIFTRSGLLKAA, via the coding sequence ATGCGGGCCAGACTGAGTGTGCTGTTGGCTGGTATTGCGGTGGAGTTACGCGAAGTGGCCTTGAGAAACAAACCGGCAGAAATGCTGGCCTTGTCGCCCAAGGCCACGGTCCCGGTACTGGAATTAAACGATGGTACGGTGCTTGAAGAAAGCCTCGAGATCATGCACTGGGCCTGGCAAGCGATCGATGACGACTCGGGTGTGCAATACGTGCCGCAACACTTGTTGTCAGAATTGCTCGACCCTCTAGAGCAGGGCGAGGGCAGTTTTAAAGTGTTATTGGATAAATACAAATACGCCGACCGGCACCCGGAGCAATCCGCCGAATCCTACCGCAGCCAAGCTGAAGAATATTTGTATCAACTCGCAGAGCAGTTGGGTGATAAGGCGTATTTGTTTGGTGCACAATGGTCGTTTGCCGACATCGCCATTGCCCCGTTTGTGCGTCAGTTTGCCCATGTGGATAAAGACTGGTTCGCACAAAGCGAGCACACAGCAGTACGTGACTGGCTGTATCGAATTCTGGAAAGCGATGAATTCCAGTTGTGTATGAAAAAAACCAAACCCTGGTATCCGGACTCCAAACGTCTTATTTTTACCCGGTCCGGGTTATTAAAGGCGGCCTGA
- a CDS encoding glycerol-3-phosphate 1-O-acyltransferase: RNAGAFFMRRTFAGNQLYSTVFREYMKNIQQDDTPTEYFIEGGRSRTGRMLPAKAGLLSMSTRAFLQDPEKPLVFVPVFVGYEKLWEGKSYLKELGGKAKKKESVGGLLRALKSLRGGKMGHVHASFGTPIDLRDHIQAHAPKWDGQSLASEAKPDWLVPTVNALGNRILTSINSAAVLDPMNLLSYVLLSTPRLNMGETELARQIDKLIRLQKLAPYSPELSVPDMYGKEIVEYVKEFDFLEQQEHALGNTLTPLGRHSVLMSYYRNNIQHVFAIPSLLASIFLDNKPLSQERVVVLVEMVYPYIKQELFLRYQADELPGVVDAQLKALHEIGYLDFDPETRLWSRCSAESAEAAELENLAQGMLQTLGRFYLLLVLMVRHGKHGIKQGDLENLVHLSAQRMSRLQDISSPEFFDKRLFQGFIRLLKENELITLDEKNMLRYGRSLIAQRKNAEAVLSERFRQVIFRVINA; this comes from the coding sequence TACGCAATGCCGGTGCATTCTTCATGCGCCGCACGTTTGCCGGCAACCAGTTGTACTCCACGGTTTTTCGCGAGTACATGAAAAACATCCAGCAAGACGACACTCCCACTGAATACTTTATTGAAGGAGGTCGCAGTCGTACCGGACGCATGTTACCGGCCAAGGCGGGTCTGTTATCCATGTCGACCCGGGCATTTTTGCAAGACCCTGAAAAACCCCTGGTGTTTGTGCCGGTTTTTGTCGGTTACGAAAAACTTTGGGAGGGCAAGTCCTATCTGAAAGAGCTGGGCGGCAAGGCCAAGAAAAAAGAATCGGTTGGTGGTTTGTTACGTGCCCTCAAAAGCCTGCGCGGTGGCAAAATGGGACACGTACACGCCAGTTTCGGCACTCCGATCGATCTGCGCGATCACATTCAGGCGCATGCTCCAAAGTGGGATGGTCAGAGTCTGGCATCGGAAGCCAAACCGGACTGGCTGGTGCCGACCGTGAACGCATTGGGTAATCGAATTTTGACCAGCATCAACTCCGCCGCGGTCTTGGACCCAATGAATTTATTGTCTTACGTTTTATTATCCACCCCGCGTTTGAATATGGGTGAAACTGAACTGGCTCGCCAGATCGACAAACTGATTCGTTTACAAAAACTGGCACCGTATTCTCCGGAGTTGAGTGTTCCCGACATGTATGGCAAGGAAATTGTCGAATACGTTAAAGAATTCGATTTTCTTGAACAACAGGAACATGCACTGGGCAACACCCTGACCCCGCTTGGGCGACATTCGGTGCTCATGAGTTACTACCGCAACAACATTCAACACGTTTTTGCCATCCCGTCCTTGCTCGCGAGTATTTTTCTGGACAACAAACCCTTGTCACAGGAGCGCGTGGTCGTACTGGTTGAAATGGTTTATCCCTACATCAAACAGGAATTATTCCTGCGCTATCAGGCCGATGAACTACCGGGTGTGGTGGATGCACAATTAAAAGCATTGCACGAGATCGGGTATCTGGATTTTGACCCTGAAACCCGGCTATGGTCACGTTGTTCGGCGGAATCGGCGGAAGCCGCCGAGCTGGAGAATCTGGCTCAGGGCATGCTGCAAACCCTGGGGCGCTTTTATTTGTTACTGGTTCTGATGGTGCGTCATGGCAAGCATGGCATCAAGCAAGGTGACCTGGAAAATCTGGTGCATCTCTCGGCCCAGCGTATGTCGCGTTTGCAAGACATCAGTTCGCCGGAGTTTTTTGATAAACGCCTGTTCCAGGGGTTTATTCGATTACTCAAAGAAAATGAACTGATCACGCTAGATGAGAAGAACATGTTGCGCTATGGGCGAAGCCTGATTGCACAACGAAAGAACGCCGAAGCGGTTCTCAGTGAGCGCTTCCGTCAAGTTATTTTCAGGGTTATCAACGCCTGA